In Thermodesulfobacteriota bacterium, the genomic stretch CCTCAAGACCATGGCAAGGGAGCCGCCGATGAGCCCGACGCCGATGACGGCAACCTTTTTAAAATGGAGAGCCATGATTGAACCCCTGCAAATCCAAAGAGCGCCCGGCGAAATCAGGCCTTTGCCTTCCGTGGCGCTCTTTGGCTTCTAAGATTTTTATAAGGAAGGAAGCTGGGGCGCCGGCCCCTTACGCTTCAGCTTAGAGTGTCCTTCCCACCGCGACCGCTACTTTTCTCAGGTCGTCCATGAGGAGGGCGAACTTGCTGGGCTTAAGCGACTGGGCGCCGTCGCAGAGCGCGTTCTCGGGGTCGGTGTGGACCTCTATCATGAGGCCGTCGGCGCCGACGGCGACCGCCGCCTTGGCGAGCGGGGCCACGAGCCCCCACCTGCCGGCCCCGTGGCTCGGGTCTATGAAGACCGGGAGGTGTGTTTCCTCCTTCAATACGGGAACGGCGCTCAAGTCCAGCGTGTTCCTTGTCGAGGTCTCGAAGGTCCTTATGCCGCGCTCGCAGAGTATTATCTGGGTGTTGCCCTGAGAGGCTATGTACTCGGCGGACATGAGGAACTCTTTTATCGTAGCGGAAAGGCCCCTTTTGAGTAGCACGGGCTTCTTGGCCCTTCCCACCTCTGTGAGGAGCCGGAAGTTCTGCATGTTCCGCGCGCCTATCTGCACTATGTCCACGTATTCGCAGAGCAGCTCTGTGTCCCTCGGGTCCATGAGCTCGCTTATTATGGGAAGCCCGGTCTTCTTCTTGGCCTCGGCCAGGAGCTTCAAGCCGTCCGCGCCCAGTCCCTGGAAGTCGTACGGCGACGTCCTGGGCTTGAAGGCGCCGCCCCTGAGTATCCTGGCGCCCGCGGCCTGGACCGCGGTTGCGCAGTTCACTATGGAGTCTATGCTCTCGACGCTGCACGGTCCGGCAATGACCTGGAGCTCCGTATCGCCTATCTTCACGCCGCTTACGTCTATGACCGTGCCTTCCTTGCTGAACTCGCGGCTTACGAGCTTGTAGGGCTTCAATATCGGCATCACGCTCTCGACCCCGGGAAGGGCCTCGAGGGAGATGCCGGCAAGGAGCGCCTCGTCGCCTATGGCGCCTATAATGGTCCTCTCCTTGCCCTTTGATATGTGGACCGAGAGGCCGGCCCCCTTTATCTTCTCGACCACGTGCTCGACGGTGTCCTCTGCAGCGTCTTTCTTAAGAACGATTATCATAGCGAATTCCCCCATGCATTTATGCGCCTAACGGCGGACTGCTTCCCTGAACGCACCAAGAAATCTCATGTTCTCCTCGGGAAGGCCCACTGTTATCCGTATGTATTCAGGCATGCCGTAGCTTGCCATCGGCCTCACGATGACGCCCTTCCTTAAAAGCGACTCATAGACGCCCTTCCCGTCGCCGACCTTAACGAGGAAGAAGTTAGCCTCGGTGTCAACGCATTCGTAGCCCATGCCCCGGAGCTCGCCCATGAGGAGCCGGAGCCCCAGCGCGTTATTCTCCCTCGTTTTTTCGAGGTGCTCGCGGTCGTCGAGCGCGGCGATGGCGGCGACCTGCGCCAGCGTGTTTACGTTGAAGGGCTGGCGCACCCTGTCCATGAATCCGATCAGCTCCGGGTGCGCGACCCCGTAGCCAATCCTGAGGCCCGCAAGGCCGTATATCTTGGAGAAGGTGCGGAGCATCACGACGGCGCGCCCTTCGTTTATGTATGAGAGCGTGTCAGGGAAGTCCTTGCCCATCACGAACTCGTAATAGGCCTCGTCGACGCAGACGATTACGCCATCGGGCACTTTCCCCATGAACTCGGCGAACTCTGCGCCGGTGACCATCGTCCCTGTGGGGTTATTCGGGTTCGCGATGAAGACGAGCCTCGTTTTATTCGTTATGGCGGCGGCCATCGCCTTGAGGTCGTGCCTCATCTCCTTAAGCGGCACAGGCCTTGCCACTCCCCCCGCGGCTTTTATGGCTATGGGGTAGACCGCGAAAGAGGGCTCTCCCATGACGGCCTCGTCGCCGGGCCTCAGGAAAGCGCGGATAAGAAGCTCGATTATCTCGTTCGAGCCGTTCCCGAAGGTCATCATCTCGCCGGATACGCCGAGCATGGACGAGAGTTTTTCCTTGAGGTAATAGCAGGAGCCGTCCGGGTACCTGTGGAGCCCGGCAAGCGCCCCGGCAGCCGCCTCGATCGCCTTTTTTGAAGGGCCGAGCGGGTTCTCGTTAGAGGCGAGCTTTATCGAGCCCTTTATGCCCAGTTCGCGCTCGAGCTCCTCAATGGGCTTGCCCGGAGGATACGGGACGAGCGAGCTTATGTTCCGAGGGACCTGTAAGTTGAGTTTCCGCATGTCGGTTAAAGAGCTCAGCAGTGGCCTCCGTTTTATTTTCTGGCGTTCACGACAGCTGCGATTTCGGGTACGAGCCGAGCGTTTTAAGGAACGAGCACGACTTCTCGAGCTCGGCTATGGCGTCCCTCACCGGCTCGTCGGATATGTGGCCGTCGAGGTCCACGAAGAAGACGTATTCCCAGGCCTTTGTCTTGAGGGGCCGGGACTCGATCTTCGTGAGATTAATGCCTCTTGACGCGAAAGGCTTTAGCATCGTGTAGAGGGCCCCTGGCGCGTCTTTTATGGCGAACATGATGGATGTCTTGTCCCGCCCGGTCTTCCTTGCGAAATTTTTGCCTATTACGAGGAAGCGGGTGAAGTTGTTCGGGCTGTCCTCGATGTTCTTTTCTATTACACGGAGGTCGTAGAGGCTTGCGGCGGCGATGGACGCCACTGCCGCGGTCGAAGGGTCCTCCGCGGCCATCTTGGCCGCAAGCGCGGTCGATGAGACGTCGAAGACCAGGGCGTTCGGGAGATTACCCTTGACCCAGTTCTTGCACTGCGCTATCGCGTGCGGGTGAGAGCATATCTTGGCTATGTCGGATATCTTCCCGGATTTATTGAGGAGCGCAAGGGAAATCTCGAGCATCACTTCCGCGTATATCTTGAGGTTGGAGCCCACGAACATGTCGAGGGTGTGGCTTACTACACCCTCGGTCGAGTTCTCGATGGGCACGACCCCGAAGACTGCCCTTCCCTTTTCCACGTCCTCGAAGACGTCGGCTATGTCCTTTTTCGGGATGAACTCGCCGGAGAGGCCGAAGTGCTGTATGCAGGCCTGGTGCGTGAAGGTGGCGACAGGCCCGAGGAAGGCCACCCTGAGCGGCTTCTCAAGCGAGAGGGACGCGCTCATTATCTCCCTGAATACGTTCTTTATGGCCTGTTCTGGGAGAGGGCCGGTGTTCCTTTCCATGAGCTTTCTGAGGACTTCCTGCTCCCTTTCAGGCACGTAGAAGTCTTTGCCCTCGCGCTCCTTGAGCTTGCCGACCTCGATGACAAAACCCGCTCTCCTGTTAAGAAGCGCGAGTATTTCGAGGTCTACGGCGTCTATTTCGTCCCTAAGTTCCTTTATGCTTTTGGTTACAGGCATATATATTTGAAATTCCTGAATTTTAAGAGGATAGCGTAATGTATTCCCTGCAAAAAATCAAATATTATTTATTTTTCCACCGCGCTCTGATCGGCCCTGCCGCCGACCAGCCAGCCGTCATTTTTTAGGCTCAGCGAAGAAGCCCATTGAGCGGAATTTCCGGTATCTCGCCTCCACGAGCGACCCCGCGTCCATCTCCTTAAGCTCCTTCAGCTGCGGCAATATGGCAGATTTGAGGCTTTTGAACGCGGCTGCCGGGTCCCTGTGCGCGCCTCCTACAGGCTCTTTCACGACCTTGTCGATGACTCCGAGCTTCAATAGCTCCCCGGCGTCGATCTTGAGGGCCTTTGCAGCCAGGTCCGCCTTTGCCCCGTCCTTCCAGAGTATGGCTGCGCAGCCCTCCGGGGATATGACGGAATATGTCGCGAACTCCATCATGTTCACCCTGTCTGCCACCCCTATGGCGAGCGCGCCGCCGCTCCCGCCCTCGCCGATGACCGTCGCAATGACAGGCACCTTGAGCCTGGACATGACCATCAGGTTCGTCGCTATCGCCTCGGACTGCCCCCTTTCCTCGGCGCCGATCCCGGGGTATGCGCCGGGAGTGTCGATGAAGGTGAATACCGGCAGATTGAACCTCTCGGCGAGCTCAAAAAGCCTTTTCGCCTTCCTGTAGCCCTCTGGGTTCGGCATGCCGAAGTTCCTGTGGACCTTTTCCTTTGTGTTCCGCCCCTTCTGCTGGCCCAGCACCACCACGGCCTCGCCATCGAGCCGCGCGAGGCCGCCGGCTATGGCCGGGTCGTCCCTGAAGGTCCTGTCGCCGTGGAGCTCGATGAAGTCCTCGAAGACGTTCTGGATGTAGTCGAGCGTATACGGCCTGTAAGGGTGCCTCGCCACCTGCGTTATCTGCTGCGGCGAGAGCTTGCCGTACAGCTCCTTTAACAGGGCCTTGGTCTTCTTTTCGAGCTTGGCTATGTCCTCGGACGAGCGGGCGTTGCCGGAAGCCTCGAAGGCCCTGAGCTCGTCTATCTTCTTTTCGAGCTCCTCAACGGGCTTTTCAAATTCAAGCCAGTGCCTGTACATGGTCTTGGCCCAGTCTCCTTTCCGCGCTACTATATTATTTTTACCTCGGCCCCGTCTATAAGTTCCTTTATCCTCGAAATGGCGGGGCCGAGCGGGCTCAGTTTCAACTGCTCGTTCACCCCGATTATCACCTCTCCGTTGTCCGCGTACACGAGGTGGAGTATGACCTGCGAGGTGCCGGGGTTCTCCTGTATTATCTTCTTAAGCCCGTTGAGCTTCTCTCCGGACAAAACGTCCGCGGGCGCGTGTATGTGCGTGTTCCTGGCCTTCAATTTCTTCTCCATTGCCGTCGCGTCCTCGATGGAGGAGATATCCGAGGCTATGAGCTTCATCTCGTCCTCTTCCTTGTCGAGCCTGCCCGTCACGATGAGGGGTGAGCCGCCTGAGATGACCTCTTTCGATTTCCTGTAGAGGTCCGAGAATATGACCGTCTCGACCGAGCCGGTAAGGTCCTCTATCCGGGCGAACGCCATGCGGTCGCCCTTCTTTGTCGTTATCTCCTTCATCTCGGCTATTATGCCGCCGACCGTGACCTCGTCCTCGTTGTTTTTCTCGGAAAGGGTCTCTATGGGCAGGGCGTAGAGGGCGAGCTCGCGCCTGTACCCGGCGAGCGGGTGCGACGAGAAGAAAAAGCCCAGGGTCTCCTTTTCGTAGGCAAGGAGCTCCTTGTTCCCCCACTCTTCCATGTTAGTCGAGCCTGGCGCCGCCCTTGCCGGAGAGGGCGCGCCGCCGCCCATCGCGTCGAAAAGTGACGACTGCCCCTGCTCCCTGTCGCGCTGCATCGACTGCGCCGCGTCCATCGCGGAGTCGAGCCCTGCCGCGAGAGCGGCCCTCTTCTCGCCGGTAAAGTCGAAGGCGCCGCATTTTATGAGGCTCTCGACCACTTTCTTGTTCACCTTCCTCGAATCGACCCTGGAGAGGAAATCGATGAAAGACGTGAACTTCTCATCCTCCCTGACCCTCATTATCTCTTCAATCGCGGACGCGCCGACGTTCTTTATCGCCGCGAGGCCGAACCTTATCCTGCTGCCTGAGACCGTGAACTCCATCGAGCTCTCGTTCAGGTCGGGCGGGGCCACGGCTATACCGATTTCCTTGCACTCGTTTATGTATTTCACGACCTGGTCGGTATTGCCCATGTCAGAGCCCAGGAGCGCGGCCATGAACTCGACCGTGTAATGGGCCTTGAGATACGCCGTCTGGTAGGCTATGAGGGCGTAGGCCGCGCTGTGGCTCTTGTTGAAGCCGTAGCCCGCGAACTTGGCCATGAGGTCGAAAATCTTCTCGGCCTTCTTCTGGTCTATCTTCTTTTTGATCGAGCCGTCGAGGAACTTCTTCCTCTGGTCGAGCATCTCTTCCGGGAGCTTCTTGCCCATGGCTTTCCGGAGGACGTCCGCGTCCCCCGGCGTGTAGCCGGCGAGCACCTTGGCTATCTCCATGACCTGCTCCTGGTAGACCATGACGCCGTAGGTGTTCTCGAGTATGCCCTTTAGTTCCGGCACCTCGTAGACGATTGCCGTCCTCTTGTGCTTCCTGTTGATGAAGTCGTCGACCATGCCGCTCTGAAGCGGGCCCGGCCTGTAGAGGGCGACCGCGGCGACCATGTCCTCGAAGGTCGTGGGCTTCAACTTCCTCAGAAGCTCCTTCATGCCGGAGCTTTCAAGCTGGAAGATGCCGTTGGAATTTCCGCTTGCCACGAGCTCGTAGGTCTTTGAATCGCCGAGGGGCAGGTTTTCGATGTCGATGTCCACGCCCCTGTTGGATTTCACGAGCTTTATGGTCTTGTCTATGACGGTAAGGGTCTTGAGGCCCAGGAAGTCGAACTTAACCAGACCGACCTTCTCGACGTCCTTCATCGTGAACTGCGTCGTTACCGAGTCGTCCTTCTGCTGCTTGTAGAGGGGCATGTACTCGTCAAGCGGCCTGTTCGATATGACAACGCCCGCGGCGTGGGTCGAGGCGTGGCGCGGGAGGCCCTCAAGGGCGACGGCCGTATCAAGGAGGTCCTTTATCTTCGGGTCCTTCTCATATAGCTCCTTGAGCCGCGGCTCCTGCGATACCGCCTCCTGTATGGTGATGTTCAGGGTGTTCGGGACGAGCTTGGCGATCTTGTCCACGTCGCCGTAGGGCATGTCAAGTGCCCTTCCAACGTCCCTTATGCAGGCCTTGGCCTTCATCTGGCCGAAGGTTATTATCTGGGTGACCTTGTCCGCCCCGTACTTCTCGGTTACGTACTTTATGACCTCGTCCCTTCTTTCGAAGCAGAAGTCGATGTCGATATCGGGGAGAGATATCCTGTCCGGGTTGAGGAACCTCTCGAAGAGCAGGTTGTATTTTATGGGGTCGAGGTTGGTTATTCCGAGCGACCACGCGACAAGGCTCCCTGCCGCCGAGCCCCTGCCCGGGCCGACCGGTATGTCCCTGCTCTTCGCGTAGTCGATGAAGTCGGTGACTATGAGGAAGTAGCCCGGGAAGCCCATGCCCTTTATGACCTTTAGCTCCTTCTCAAGGCGGTCGTAATACTGCCATTTGACGGGCTCCACGTCGGCGCCCAGCTTCCGCATGGCGTCCAGCCTCTTTTCAAGCCCTGCCCTGGCCCTCGCGTCTATCATCGAATCGAGCGTCTCGCCCTCGGGCACCGGGAACTCGGGCAGGTGGTTCTTCCCGAGCGTGAGCTCGAAGTTGCACCGCTCGGCTATCTCGATAGTGTTCGCGATGGCCTCTGGCGTGTCCTTGAATGCCTCGTTCATCTCCTCCGGGGACTTCACATAGAACTCGTCGGTAGAGAAGCGCATCCGGTTCGGCGCGTTCACGGTGGTGCCGGTCTGTATGCATAGGAGGACGTCATGGACCCTGGAGTCCTCTTTCCTCAGGTAATGGCAGTCGTTCGTCGCGACGAGCGGTATCTCGAGCTTTTTACCGAGCGCAATAAGCTCGCGGTTCACCCTCTCCTGCTCGTCTATCCCGTTATGCTGTATCTCCAGGTAAAAGCGCCTGTCCGGGAACATGGCCTTGTATTCCGAGGCCGCCTTTTCAGCGGCCTCCTTCTGGCCTATGGAGATGTTATAGGCGACCTCGCCGTGCAGGCAGGCGCTCAGGGCTATGAGCCCCTCGCTATGCTCACGGAGAAGCTCCTTGTCCACCCTCGGCTTGTAATAGAAACCTTCGATGTATGCCCTGGAGAGGAGCTTGCAGAGGTTCTGGTAGCCCTTGAGGTTCTTGACCAGCAATACCAGATGGAAGGCATACTCGCCCTTTATGGCCGTCTTCTCAAGGCGGCTCCCGGGCGCGACATAGAGCTCGCAGCCGATTATGGGCTTTACGCCCTTCTGCATGGCCTTCTGGTAGAACTCGACGGCCCCGAAGAGGTTGCCGTGGTCCGTGACCGCGACCGCGGGCATCCTCTGCTCCTTTGCGAGCGCTATGAGGGCCTCTGGCCTTATGGCTCCGTCAAGGAGACTGTACTGGGTATGAAGGTGGAGGTGTACGAAATTGGCGTGGTGCATAGGGAGGAAAGATTACCATATTTCAAGGGGTTTTGGTAGGGTTTTTAAAACCGTTCCCGCAGGCGCGGCCCTACACGGCCCGATTGCGCATGCGGCAAGTTCTGCTAACCTTTTCAATATAGACAAATATCATGCAAAGGACATGATTTCGAGATCCAAGGGTCATGCATAATGAAAAAGAAACTCCTGGTTACAGGTTCGAGCGGCCTTATCGGGAGCGCGGTCGTCGAGCGCTTCTCCGAGGAGGGCTGGGACGTGGCCGGCATAGACAACAACATGAGGGCCGATTTTTTCGGCCCTGCCGGGGACACGCGCTGGAACCGGGCAAGGCTTGAGGAGCGATACCCGCGGTTCAGGCACATCGAGGCTGACATAAGGGACAGGCAAGCGATGATTAAGGCGATTGGCGACATCAGGCCCTCCGCCATAGTCCATGCCGCGGCCCAGCCGAGCCATGACCTGGCGGCGTCAAGGCCGTTTGACGACTTCGACGTGAACGCCGGAGGGACTCTCAACCTACTCGAGGCGGCAAGGCTCGCCTGCCCCGAATCCCCTTTCGTACACCTCTCGACCAACAAGGTCTACGGTGACGCCCCCAATGAGCTGCCCCTTGTGGAGAAGGAAGCGAGATACGACTACGCGGACCCGGCGTTCGAAAACGGCATCCCGGAAGGCATGAGGATAGACCGGTCGAAGCACTCGCTATTCGGCGCGTCCAAGGCCGCCGCCGACCTGATGGTGCAGGAGTACGGCAGGTACTTCGGGATGCCGACGGCCTGTTTGAGGGGCGGGTGCCTTACCGGCCCAAACCACTCCGGTGTGGAGCTCCACGGGTTTCTGAGCTATCTCGTCAAGTGCAATCTGGAGAGAAAAAAATACAAGGTCTACGGGTATAAGGGGAAGCAGGTCCGCGACAATATCCACTCGGAGGACGTGGTCGGGTTCATCATGCGGTTCCTCGGGGCTCCGAGAGCAGCCGAGGTCTATAACCTGGGCGGCGGGAGGGGGAATTCCGTATCCATACTCGAAGCCTTCAGCCTCGTGGAGTCGATTTCAGGTATACCGATGGAATGGGAATATTCCGAGGAGAACCGCTCAGGCGACCATATCTGCTACATCTCGGACCTGTCGAAGGCAAAGGCGCACTACCCGGGCTGGGAGGTCACAAGGGAACTTAAGGCGATATTCATTGAAATAGCCGAAGCCTGGGCATGGCGGGCTTGAAAGAATACAGGACGGTCAGGAAATTCTTTTCAGCACGTATACCGCCTGGCCCTGGAAATCTTTGGCGGAATAGTCCACGTTCGTAAACCTGCTCCAGTAGTACTGCGGCCCGCCCCGCTTTATCTCGACTACACCCTCAAGGCTGTAGCCGCTGAGATCGAACCTTGAAAACCAGTCTGCTATTTTAGGCATACTCTCATTGGTAATCCCCCAGGAGACCGGTATATTGACGTAGACGAGAAAGAGCGGCTTGCCTTCCGCGATGTCATTCCTTAACTCCATTTCCATCGTACTCGAATAAGCGTGACCCTCTACGATCGGATACATGTAGATATACCCTGTTGCTGAAAGCCTGTTCGAGAGGAAATATATCTGCGGCTCGGAGCCAAGGACTGCTACCCTGTCATCCGGACCCGAATTCTCTCTTATATATCTGGCTATCCCTACGGATTCCGGGAAAGGGTTTGCGCCGTAAATAATCCTCGATATCTCATCGGGCGACGAAAAAAAGAGCAAGGTCCTCTCCTTGTACAGCGGATACGCCAGGACGAGGAGGAAAACGCACGCCAGGGCCCATCCGGCGCGCCTTAACCCGTATCTTTCCAGAACTCCCTTCACGCGCGAGACCGCCGCTCCGAAAAAGAGAGCGGCTGCCGGAAGTACGAGTATGAAATAATGCGACCTGAAATAAAGACCCGGCAATATCGAGATGGCTGAAATAACGAGGAAGGACCAGAAAAAGATGCGCGCGGAGCGCGCGCTCTCTCCATGAGGCGGAAAGAACAGTCCCGCTCCGGCAATGGCCAGCAGTGGCAATGCGGAGTCCTTCATAAGAGAGAAGGCATCTCCCAGGTTCGAAAGGCCGTCGGAGAGGCTTATTAACGAAACGTACTTGGAAGCATATGAAAAAGTCCAGAAGAAGAACTTATCGAAAACCCCCCACAGCATGAAGACCAGGCAGGTCAGGCCGAATGGCAGGCCAGCTCCGGCGACGAAGAGAAATGTTCGGGATAATCTCTTGCCGAAGGGGTATGCGTGGGTACGCAGCAAAAAGGCTGACAGGTATACGACGGGCAGCCCCATGAAAAAGACCGCGTGCTGCTTCATCAGGAAAGCAACGCCGAAAAAAAGGCCGCAGAGGAAGAAAAAGAACGCCTTGCCGGCCTCCATGCTTTTGAAAAGGAAGAGCGCGCCGGCGACGATGAAGAGGACGGCGAAATGCTCGGCATTTGCGGAAAGGCCGAGAAAAGCGGAGTTCATGGAGAGTATCGAGAAAAAGGCGCTGGAAAAAGCGCTCGGGAGCGGCTCCAAAAACTTTCTGGCGAGGAGGAATACTAGCACGGACGTCAACGCGTTCAAAAGCGTAAGACCGAGATGGATGGCCTCGGTGCTCTGACCGAAAGCGAGCATGAAGATGGCGTATGCTCCGAAAACGCCAGGCAGCTTCATCGTGTGCATGTGCTCGTATGGGGGGATGCCGTTAAGCAGGAGCTGCGCAGCGTAAGCGTATTCGCCCTCGTCCCGCTCAAGCGGGACATCGAGAAGGTGTATCCTTATGGAGGCGCAGACGATAGAGACGGCTATGACTATCAACCACGCCATGTACTGGCGCGCTCCGGCAGCCCCGTCTCCGGCAGGGTTATTTGTGGCTAAGCTCATCTCTTCAATCCGTAAAGCTACTCGAGCTTCCTTACGTATATCTCCTTTATTATCTCCGGGTCGAGGGCAAGGGTCGTCTCGCCAAGCTGGATGACGAAGGCGGGCCTTTTCTGGTGCACCCTTATGGTGCTCCCCGGGACGATGCCGAGGGAACCGAGCTTGTCAAGCCTTACGTGCGAGTTGGAGGCGATGAATATGATCCTGCCGGTGTCGCCCACTTCAAGGACGTTAAGCTGCTGCACTATGGGCTTCAATTCGTCCTTCGTTTTTTTACAGCACGCGCCCCTGGGGATCGGGAGGCCGTGGGGGCAGGTCGGCGGGTGCCCCAGGAGGGTGCAGATGGAGTCCGTCACCTCGGGCGAGAGGGTGTGCTCGAATGAGCAGGCGTTCTGCTCGAGGTTCTCCTCATCCATTGCCAGCACTTCGGTAAGGAGCCTTTCAGCGAGCCTGTGGCGGCGTATGGCGGCCTCCGCGAGCCTCTCACCCGCAGGCGTAAGCGTGATGGTGTCTCCGGCAATGGTAACGAGCCCGTCCATCATCATGCGTTCGATGGTGGCGGTGTCGGCCTCCTCGGCCACCTCCTTGATCCCCATGAGCTGCTCAACCGAGCTCGAGCCAAGCTCCCTCTGGGACCATATGAACTCGAGGACCTCGTCGACTGCCTTGTCATTTGCCATGTTCTTCCACCTGGCAGGCTGCTGAAAAAACCCAATCTGCGTCGTCGTCTCAAAATTCGTCATTGCAGCGTACCTTAAAAGTACGCCTCATTCCTCATTTTGCGACTCCTTGCATCTTGAGCTTTGAGCAGCCTGCATATGATTTTGAGTTCTTCAACGCCCTGCTAATCCAGCGTGGCCCCTGAGAGCCTCAGCCCGATGTTTACGACCGTCCCGACAAGTATTGCGAACGGGAAAATGAATACGGACATCCAGACGGCCGTCTTCAACCCACGCTCCTTGACTATCATAAGGAGGTTGGCTATGCAAGGGACGAAAAGGGTCATTGTCACGAGGCTTACGACGACCTGGACCGGGTCGAGCATCCCGTCCTTCTGCAGGGCGAGCAGGCCTGCAGCCCCGTAATCCCTCCTTAAAAAGCCTATGAGGAATGCCTCGGTCGCCTCGGCAGGCAGGCTCAGCAGTCCCGCGATGACCGGGGAGGCCGCGACTTGTATGGCATTCAGCGCATTGAGCCTGTCGAGGGCGAAGAGCACGAGCGTCCCGATCACGAAAAGCGGCACCGCCTCTTTCAAGTACCACTGTACGCGCACGAGCGTCTTAAGCACGATATTCGAGATGTGTGGCATCCTCATCGGCGGTATCTCGAGTATGAAGTCCGAGGGCTGCCCGGGAAGGACCCTCGCCGCAAGGAGGCCGACGATGAAAAGGACGAGCATCACTATCGCGGCCCAGAGGACCATGGCCGCGAATGAAACCGCGCCGAGCATGCCGAGTATCACCCCGAGCTGCGCCGAGTATCACCCCGAGCTGCGCCGAGCACGGCACGCCGAGGGCGAGGAGGAGCGTCACTATGACCCGTTCCTTCCGGGACTCGAGTATCCTGGTAGTCATGGTGGCCATGGTGTCGCACCCCAGGCCGAGGACCATCGGCAGGACAGCCTTTCCGTTAAGCCCCATTCCCTTGAAGACCCTGTCCACCATTACCGCGAGCCTGGGCAGATACCCCGAGTCCTCGAGGAAGCTGAAGAACACGAAAAAGAAGCTGACGATGGGGAGCACAATGGCAATGGCGTAGGTAAAAGCCATGGTCACGACACCGAATTCACCGACCAGCAGGTCGTATATGAGGCTCCCGGGCGTGAGGACGCGGCCCACCATGCGGCTGGTCCAGGGGTTTACGAACTCGCCGAAGACGACCTGCTCAAGGTAATCGACGCTTATTCCGGCGCCGAGGACGCCCACGAATTCGTACATGATGAAGAGCACGGCCAGGAGGATGGGGATGCCCCACACAGGGTGCATGGTGACCGAGCCTATGAAGGCCGACGCCTTTCCCCTTCTCTTCGCCTCTGTTTTCACAACCTTCGAGACGAGCGAATCGACTTCCTTCAGCCTTGCGCGGTTGATGATATAGCCCACAGGGTCCTTGAACCGCGCCTGGACGGACGCACGTATCTCCTCCACCCTCCTCATCTCGTCGGGGCCGAACGCGGCCTTCGAGAGCCAGGGCTTCAGCGTCCCGTCCCCGGAAAGGAGCATTATGGCTATCGACCGCGCCGATATGCTCGACCTGGGCAGAAGCGGCTCGATAGCCCTTATGCCCTCCTCTATGTGGCGCGGGTATTTAACCGGGGAAGCCGCCGGCTTCTCGCGGTTATGGAACGCCGCCTCGAGCTTGTCGAGGTTCCACCGCTGGGTGGCAATGGTGGGGATGACCTTCAAGCCGAGAGTGGAGGCAAGCGCGGCCGTGTCTATGGTGATGCCCCGCTCCCCGGCCTCGTCGTACATGTTCAGGGCGAGCGTGACGGGAAGGCCCATCTCCATCAGCTGGAGAGTTACGAGTAGGCTCCTCCGGAGGTTCTTGGAGTCCATGACCTGGAGGGCGGACGACACCTCCCCGGTCATCAGAATGTCCCTTGTCACGAGCTCGTCCTCGGACATGGGTACGAGGCTGTTCACGCCGGGGCTGTCGATAATGGCGAGCTTTTTTGAGCCGAAGCGCGCAACCCCCCTGGATATCTCCACAGAGGTGCCCGGGTAGTTTGAGACCGTGGCGTACCTGCCGGTGAGCGCGCCGAAGATGACGCTCTTACCCACATTAGGGTTGCCGACGAGCACAAGCGACCCTCCGGCCTGGGCCTGGGCTATTCCCTTCTCGCTGCCATGACGCATGGCTTAGATGATAATAATATCCAATTTCACATGCAAGCT encodes the following:
- a CDS encoding DNA polymerase III subunit alpha, whose product is MHHANFVHLHLHTQYSLLDGAIRPEALIALAKEQRMPAVAVTDHGNLFGAVEFYQKAMQKGVKPIIGCELYVAPGSRLEKTAIKGEYAFHLVLLVKNLKGYQNLCKLLSRAYIEGFYYKPRVDKELLREHSEGLIALSACLHGEVAYNISIGQKEAAEKAASEYKAMFPDRRFYLEIQHNGIDEQERVNRELIALGKKLEIPLVATNDCHYLRKEDSRVHDVLLCIQTGTTVNAPNRMRFSTDEFYVKSPEEMNEAFKDTPEAIANTIEIAERCNFELTLGKNHLPEFPVPEGETLDSMIDARARAGLEKRLDAMRKLGADVEPVKWQYYDRLEKELKVIKGMGFPGYFLIVTDFIDYAKSRDIPVGPGRGSAAGSLVAWSLGITNLDPIKYNLLFERFLNPDRISLPDIDIDFCFERRDEVIKYVTEKYGADKVTQIITFGQMKAKACIRDVGRALDMPYGDVDKIAKLVPNTLNITIQEAVSQEPRLKELYEKDPKIKDLLDTAVALEGLPRHASTHAAGVVISNRPLDEYMPLYKQQKDDSVTTQFTMKDVEKVGLVKFDFLGLKTLTVIDKTIKLVKSNRGVDIDIENLPLGDSKTYELVASGNSNGIFQLESSGMKELLRKLKPTTFEDMVAAVALYRPGPLQSGMVDDFINRKHKRTAIVYEVPELKGILENTYGVMVYQEQVMEIAKVLAGYTPGDADVLRKAMGKKLPEEMLDQRKKFLDGSIKKKIDQKKAEKIFDLMAKFAGYGFNKSHSAAYALIAYQTAYLKAHYTVEFMAALLGSDMGNTDQVVKYINECKEIGIAVAPPDLNESSMEFTVSGSRIRFGLAAIKNVGASAIEEIMRVREDEKFTSFIDFLSRVDSRKVNKKVVESLIKCGAFDFTGEKRAALAAGLDSAMDAAQSMQRDREQGQSSLFDAMGGGAPSPARAAPGSTNMEEWGNKELLAYEKETLGFFFSSHPLAGYRRELALYALPIETLSEKNNEDEVTVGGIIAEMKEITTKKGDRMAFARIEDLTGSVETVIFSDLYRKSKEVISGGSPLIVTGRLDKEEDEMKLIASDISSIEDATAMEKKLKARNTHIHAPADVLSGEKLNGLKKIIQENPGTSQVILHLVYADNGEVIIGVNEQLKLSPLGPAISRIKELIDGAEVKII
- a CDS encoding NAD-dependent epimerase/dehydratase family protein: MKKKLLVTGSSGLIGSAVVERFSEEGWDVAGIDNNMRADFFGPAGDTRWNRARLEERYPRFRHIEADIRDRQAMIKAIGDIRPSAIVHAAAQPSHDLAASRPFDDFDVNAGGTLNLLEAARLACPESPFVHLSTNKVYGDAPNELPLVEKEARYDYADPAFENGIPEGMRIDRSKHSLFGASKAAADLMVQEYGRYFGMPTACLRGGCLTGPNHSGVELHGFLSYLVKCNLERKKYKVYGYKGKQVRDNIHSEDVVGFIMRFLGAPRAAEVYNLGGGRGNSVSILEAFSLVESISGIPMEWEYSEENRSGDHICYISDLSKAKAHYPGWEVTRELKAIFIEIAEAWAWRA
- a CDS encoding glycosyltransferase family 39 protein; amino-acid sequence: MSLATNNPAGDGAAGARQYMAWLIVIAVSIVCASIRIHLLDVPLERDEGEYAYAAQLLLNGIPPYEHMHTMKLPGVFGAYAIFMLAFGQSTEAIHLGLTLLNALTSVLVFLLARKFLEPLPSAFSSAFFSILSMNSAFLGLSANAEHFAVLFIVAGALFLFKSMEAGKAFFFFLCGLFFGVAFLMKQHAVFFMGLPVVYLSAFLLRTHAYPFGKRLSRTFLFVAGAGLPFGLTCLVFMLWGVFDKFFFWTFSYASKYVSLISLSDGLSNLGDAFSLMKDSALPLLAIAGAGLFFPPHGESARSARIFFWSFLVISAISILPGLYFRSHYFILVLPAAALFFGAAVSRVKGVLERYGLRRAGWALACVFLLVLAYPLYKERTLLFFSSPDEISRIIYGANPFPESVGIARYIRENSGPDDRVAVLGSEPQIYFLSNRLSATGYIYMYPIVEGHAYSSTMEMELRNDIAEGKPLFLVYVNIPVSWGITNESMPKIADWFSRFDLSGYSLEGVVEIKRGGPQYYWSRFTNVDYSAKDFQGQAVYVLKRIS